The genomic region TCGGCGCTCCTTACGCATAAGATACGGTCTCTCGTGTTTATTGGTCATCTATATAATCGTTGCTCCTGTTTCTTTACCTCCGTCCCCGCTCCCAAGTTGGCTGCGAAGTCCTCCATGTGCGCATGGTCGAGCGCCACGGTGACTTGCACGCCGCCCTCCTCCGcacccagcagcagcaccagccCCCTGGTGAATAGCGACACGAGCTCCACCCGGCTCGGCTTGCCCCACCCGAAGTCCGTCTCGTACGCCATGAACCTGTTGGACGACCCCGTGTGGGTGAGCCTCTCCTTGGGCACCTGGAAGAAGTCCTCGAGCCAGCGCTCCGCGCCGCCCAGCGGGTCCTTGAGCTTCGTGCGGACCACTTCGCTGATAGCCGCAGCGGCGTGCCCCAGCCCGGCGCCGCCGTCGCGCAGGTGGCGCACGGCGGCCCTCGCGAAGCAGGGCGCCACGCAGTTCCCGAAGTAGCGCTCGTCGACCGCCGGGCCGAGGCGGCGGCGGAGGTCCACTGGCACCAGGAAGTAGGCGTCGCCGCTGCCGGCGGTGTCGTCTAGGGGCTTTGCGCGGACGATGGACGTCCACACCAGCGACGACACCGCGACGTAGGTGCTTGGGAGTGCGCCCAGGTGTCCGCCGCCGATGGCTTTGCTTTGGGCCAGTATCCTCTGCTTCACCGACCTGATGTCCTCGGCGCGGAGCAGGAAGCTTCTCCTCCGCTGGTCCGGTGGGGCACACATGGACGGCGGTCTTGCCACGGGAAGCGCCGGCGCGACCGTGCGCAGGAACTCGCGGGCCACCTCCTCGGCTCTGGGGTACGGGATCGCCGCCCGATCCCATGTCGGCGGCGGTGTCACCACCAGGTCGGGCTCACGAGACGCTGCGGACCACACTCTCATGAACTGCCACAAGGAGTGGCCGTCGGCGACGGCGTGGTGGATGGACACCCCAACCACGACGGCGCGCCCAACCCCGATGGCGGGCCTCGTGACCTGCACGGCGAGCACCGGGGCCGGCAGGCGCGCCACGTtcagctccggcccgagcagcacCAACGCCTCCGTGTGGTGCTCGTCGCCGACGGCGAGACGGCGCATGTCGTCGATGCTGCCGGCGTACTCGGCTTGGACGAACCTGACGCCCGGCGAGACCGCGGCCGGGGTGCAGTCCACGACGACGTCGCCCGTCGAGGCGCGGTGCGTGAGCTTTCCGGCGAGGGGTCGGAAGACGGGGAGCACGGCGGCGAGGGAGGATTTCAAGGAGCGGACGAGGGACTGGAAGGGCGGCACGTCGGGGCCCTCGTAGAAGAAGAGCCGCTGCATGGGCACCCTGTTGACGAATAAGGCGTCCGTGAACGATAGCTTGACATGGCCGTCGTTGGAGAGGACCTCTGCTGGGGCTGGAGCCACATGGGTGACGGCGAGAATTCGCACCCGGGACCTCATGGTTTGATCAAGCTTGCATTGTTTGATCACTGCCTGCTGGCTGCTGCTCAGTAGTTTGTTTTATAATCCTACGGTTCCTAGACGATGTCGAAGCTGGCAATTGTCTAGAGTACTACCATTTGGCAATTTTCTAGAATACAAAATGTGGAAGCTAGAATACTACCATTTGGCAAGCATGGATGGACTCATTGCGGGAGACTGACCGATCGCTCCAAGAAGACACATTATCCCAACACTTTTCGTGCCTAACAAAGACAAATGGAAGCAGTGCCTCCAGTTTCCAGTCAATTTTGTTGCTATTCTCTTCGTCTTCGTATATACATAATTATAACTATATTTCATAATGTATCTGATAATAAATAGATGACAATACTCATCTCTATAAATTAACTTAGAAGACTTGAAATAGTCTCATTTAGGAAAAACTCAAAATTCTTATGTTTTAGGATCAACCCATCAAAAAATTAACATGGTAAGGTACCATGCTTTAGTCAAATCTAATAGCTCAGATAATAGTTGACAAATCAGTATTCATCGATGCATAAAAAAAGTTATTTATGAATTTTGTGTTGAGAAAATAGAAAATTTTAAAAATAAAACAAGAACATAATTACATAAATCATGACAAACTTAGATGCTACCATATGAAGCTCCAATGTACTAGTTAAATTAAATAGCATGAACAATGACATAACAAACAATATCATGATCTAAGACACcagccatactgcaaaaacaaATTGCATCACATTATCACAAGGCATGCACATTTTGTTTACCGTGGGATATGGCATTGATGTCAGTGTTACATTGACATCGATAAATGATAGAGAAAGCGCTCGACATCCAACTTGGATGGATGATGACCCATTACAGAGGTTAGGAGCAATCACACGAAGAGCGCTTCCAAAAAACTTATTGGCCCTGTCCTTGTGCATGATCATACCATATCTCAAAATGGATATTTAAGTAGACACTTAAGTTGAACTTTTTCCTAGAGGTTCAAGCTACACCCATCCATAACTTGaataatggactatgccttgaattgcaagttttatgCGAACGAGTTTCACTCAAAGTCAAACTAGTACTTGGTTGCATGTATCCTTCCTCATGAATGAAGCATATATGTTGTAATTCCTTGTCTACTCATGAGATTGCTAGAGATCACCAATGTTTCACACACTGTGATGTTGTATAGTTAGGTTCATATAGGCATGTTGTTTAAAGAATGCTCTATAGGACAACATATTTGTTTGTTAAAGCCAATAGAACACACTAAGGCGTTCACCAACCTACCTTACAATGCCTCAAAACTCAGAGAGTATTACATCTTCACTTAAAGAGTGTTATAGATTACTCTCTTAAGTTTACCAGTAACTTGTTATCCATATATCCTTAGTCATGGGATCTCTGGTAAAAAGGTTGGTTCCTGCTATTATAAATTCACCTGGACCTCATACCCATCTCCCTTGATGTGTTTTTGCACATTTCGTGATAGCCCTTTTGTATAGGGATCTAATAGGTTTTTCATTGAACATAAGTTATAGCTACTCGAGAGTTCCCCAATTTCCTGATAGACTTCATGTGTATTTTAGAATGTCTTGTTGACTTTGCACTATCCTTAGCATTGATCACCTTCATAATTACCATTTGGGTATCACAATTCATAAGGATAGTCGGTATTGGTTTTTCAACCATTGATAATTCCAACAATAGCTCATACAACCATTTTGCCTCTACAAAAGTTGTACCCAAAGCAGTAAGCTCTGCTTCAATGGTTGACCTCATCAATATTGTTTGTTTGCAAGACCACCGTGACACCGCTCCATCTCCAATAGTAAACACATACCCACTAGCGGCATAGAGCTCATAAGCATCAATGAAAGTGCATCTGACCCATTAATGAGTTTTGGCattttgagtgccaacacaattgAAGGTAGAATGGATTTGATAAGTGTTGAACAGAAAAAATGAGTATATTACATACATTTGAAGATTATATAATGATAAGTGTACTAAAGGCTTAAGAAGAAGGCAAACCTGATGGTATTCCATATATTGTTCAAATGAAGGCAAAAAACATGTATTGTTGTGCTAGAAGATTATGAAAACAATCTAGTTCAAGCAAAAAAAACAATACAAATGGAGTTGATGACATGACTTCTATGTTGTGGATATTATAGCATCTGTGAAAAGCAAGCATATTTGGCAAACGACAAATGAGACATGAGTTGATGATCGTGGATTGATCTCAATAACGACTTGCTTTGCATGAACAAGATGAAGGAACCTGTAGTTGGTAGCTAGTGCTAGTTTTTTCTTTTGTTACTGCATACTGATATATGTATAGAATTGTTGGAAGCAAAAAACAAGTGTAGGTACTTCCATATAACAACAGTATATATACAATACTTTGGAGTGCAAATAACCTCTAAGATGCTATGGCCATAGGACAACTGACATGTGTCACAGCAGTTTGGAACGCACAATGCAAGGGTTAAAAGAAATTATATGGACTCAACATCGTATCTAGTTCAGATAATCTTGTTGTGGATCAGCATGCATATTGGGAAAAGCGTTCTTACAAAATATTCCTACTAGGTGCAGAGAAGACCATAGTATGGTGGTTGCAACCATAGTACTTTTTATATGTTTAACTGACGTCAGAATATGTCTATACAAAACATTCCTACAaggtacagatcttaacaaggttgTTACATGCATGCAGATAGACAGTCATTTCATCCTAACGAATTCTTTTATATTAACATCtgcaaatataaataaataaaattaccAAAAAAATTGAAGAAGATGCACCAGCCGGGAATCGAACCCGGGTCTGTACCGTGGCAGGGTACTATTCTACCACTAGACCACTGGTGCTGTGAATGTTTAAAATTGTTGTTGTATTTATAAAACTAAATTTCTCAGCACCGGTTTCGGCGATCACCAGTCTCTGGGTCCAGTGACCCCGCTCTCGCTCCCCAGGCCCCATCTGCCTCTCCCGTAGGCGGCGTCCATGGCGATCTCGCGCCTGGACAAGTAATAATTTTTCACGAGCCCAACAACTCCAAAAGTGAAGGCAGCCTAGTTATCTATATACCCAATTAATGATAATAAGAATTATAATAGACGAGACAAATTAATTTCTCTTGCCTTTGTGTTGGTTCACTCGTCGACGTGCTCCGTACGCGTGAATGTGATCCAAACACACCTCCCTACCCCGATAAAAAGGCGCCGCGGCCAAGCGAGGGCACAGCACACATGTCAGTTGTACATGCCGCAGCATTCCAGCATCAAAATAAATTCCATGGACCATGGTTTGAAACGATGAATAGGTGTGCAGCGAGACACTGTTACACTGCATATCTAGGCATTGAATTCTCGCAGTCATCGGCATTGATTAGGCATCAGTAGACGAGAGCCTCCGATCCGATGGATTGATACCACTATATATAAGTATAACATGGGCAAAACCCTCGGCCCGCAACCGCAATCATATACTACACGTAACCTTCCTTATCAAGTAACATCATTACAATGAATGGCTAACAAAAACTGTCATCTCCTAGGAGAATTCGATGGCTATGGTAATCTGGCATATCTTACAACGTACCTCTATACTGATTATTCGAACTATTCATCACAAAATGGCTCCACAGTCCCCACCCAGTTCATTGGTTCGAGCGCATAGAAATCGGGTCCGCAGATGATCCGAGAAGAAAGAATTGCCTATGTTGTTGGCAGAAGAAGCATATCGACACCAAAAGTGTAGCAAGCATCAATATGTCAAGCTTGGGGTTCACTCAGAAAGATCGGACAAGCATCAGGTGGCCTCCAATGGCCACAAGCATCACCAGTTTCCGGTGCTTCAGGGTAAAACTGGGGGCCACATTTGTTACCCTCGGGAAAAAATAACATTTGCAGCCAATGCGTTGTGCTTCCCTCGGCCCCTATTCATGTTCAGTTAGCACTGCAAGGAGCAAAACAAGTAGTAATTAATAATAAAGAAGGTAGCTAAAACTGCATTGTATTTTCAGAAGACATCTAATATTTTCAAGGTTACTAAGCAATCCAGTGACACTATCGTCCACAAAACTAGATCAGAATATTTGTAATAAGCAGATCGATTATAAAGGTCAAACGAGGGAGGTTGATTGTCGATATGGTAATCTATTGTTGCAATTTTATCTCCCGAATAATTGCCAATAGTGTGCATTGAGATAAATTGGGTTGGCTACCCAAACTTTGAGGAAGACAATGAATTTAATTGTACTAAAACTCAAAGACTCAAAGGCCACAACTTGGGGTTTCCACATTTGCCGAAGAATTCTAGGCAGAGAAAGCTCATTCATTGTCCGTACCCTGCTGTTCCTCACCCTCGTTCCCATTTACTGAAACTGTCTCTTCATGTTCATCAGCATCATCTGTGTTATGCATTTCCTTCTCTTCCGATGCCTAAGAACAATTATATTCATTACTCCAAAAGCTAACAGAAATTACAGTCATCATCAACGAGAAATGATGAAATAATTGCATATCAATCAAGACATAAGGAATGggcgcgaaagggcctctagctgaatTGGTTAGGTGGTCTAAGTAGCACTCCTCGGGTCCTGAGTTCTACTCCCCATGGGAGCGGGTTTCAGGGTGTGATTAAAAGAATCATCTCatctgtcccacgccaaagcacaggtctaaggctcagccccagtcgcggtcgttctcacatgggcttcaATGCCGCTGTGCATGGGTGGGGCAGGGATtcggggttttctcgacctgtgtgaaaaggtcttcttaatacaatactcgggggctgtcttacccccgcAGGTCAAGTTTTGACATAAGGAATGGGCCGATGTGAAAATGGATCTGTAAATATATCAGGTTTCCAAAAGAGCACCATAGTGCATAGTTCAAAATAGACAGTAAGAAGCAGAATGCACATGAGATACCTGTTGATCAGGTTCTCCATTTTCCTCAGCTGCATCTTCAGGTTCCTCATGCTCAATGACCTGCATCCTTTTGAAAGCTTCCACAAGAATCATGCCTGACTTCTCAGCATGATTCAAGTATTGGTCAGCAGGAGGATAATGATCCCTGCACATAGACACATGTTATTGCAAAATTTTAATTAATCAAAAACTGTGAGGTGGTCAGGACTTAGGATTCAGAGCAGATGCAATAGAATATTGGTGACGTTACTCTTTGGGACCAATAAGCAGTTTCTGTGATTcaatgtttttttttttttgcttctgGTAAGCAATATTCTAGAACAAAACATAGTAGTTCGTGTGATAATGTGTACCTCTGAGAAGCAACGCTTTTTTCTACAGTTAGAGCAACCTGCCAGTCTTCAAATAAATTTGGATATTCAGAAGGATCTGCCAGAGACTCTGCAGCTTTTGGATTAATCTGCATACAAGGTACAGAAAAAAAGAATAAGATAATAGCATGCATTTTTTTCTAATGGCACCACACTTTTCAGAAAGAAGACTAAGATGAGAACATTAAGAAATTACTTTACTGAGGTCGTTTCTCCAAATTGCTACTATTTctggtactttgctaggaagataCGATCGCGCCATTAGTGCAGCTTCAGGTATACGGCTACTGCAGTGCCGAATACAGAAGATAATGTTTAGCTCTCAAAGGAACAGCACCAGAACAAGGATTTAATCACAGCAAACAAGACTTACCTGTCTACAAGCAACTGTATGCAATCTTCCACTTTACCAAGCATGAAAAGGCAGAGGAAAGCAACATTGTT from Zea mays cultivar B73 chromosome 6, Zm-B73-REFERENCE-NAM-5.0, whole genome shotgun sequence harbors:
- the LOC103631128 gene encoding anthocyanidin 3-O-glucoside 6''-O-acyltransferase, with translation MRSRVRILAVTHVAPAPAEVLSNDGHVKLSFTDALFVNRVPMQRLFFYEGPDVPPFQSLVRSLKSSLAAVLPVFRPLAGKLTHRASTGDVVVDCTPAAVSPGVRFVQAEYAGSIDDMRRLAVGDEHHTEALVLLGPELNVARLPAPVLAVQVTRPAIGVGRAVVVGVSIHHAVADGHSLWQFMRVWSAASREPDLVVTPPPTWDRAAIPYPRAEEVAREFLRTVAPALPVARPPSMCAPPDQRRRSFLLRAEDIRSVKQRILAQSKAIGGGHLGALPSTYVAVSSLVWTSIVRAKPLDDTAGSGDAYFLVPVDLRRRLGPAVDERYFGNCVAPCFARAAVRHLRDGGAGLGHAAAAISEVVRTKLKDPLGGAERWLEDFFQVPKERLTHTGSSNRFMAYETDFGWGKPSRVELVSLFTRGLVLLLGAEEGGVQVTVALDHAHMEDFAANLGAGTEVKKQEQRLYR